Proteins encoded together in one Telopea speciosissima isolate NSW1024214 ecotype Mountain lineage chromosome 4, Tspe_v1, whole genome shotgun sequence window:
- the LOC122658934 gene encoding chaperone protein dnaJ 20, chloroplastic-like, producing the protein MGYGLISGSEGGFHLCLTSNPLCRRSTMESFGCVCFNTHLPKITISIGNRSGSFRDKAAVNDRFVTAEMNFYELLGISESGSFSEIKQAYKQLALKYHPDVSPPERMEEHTKRFIEVQEAYETLSDPNRRAMYDMDLAKGFHLAFSGRRGRYEEDLEERINWKNNWESQLEGLQKRRMYKESKENMSWGARMRRRNKSL; encoded by the exons atgggCTATGGATTGATTTCAGGAAGCGAAGGTGGCTTCCATCTCTGCTTAACATCCAACCCGTTGTGCAGAAGATCCACTATGGAAtcatttggttgtgtttgtttcaATACCCATCTGCCAAAAATAACCATTTCGATCGGAAATCGTTCTGGATCCTTCAGAGATAAGGCCGCAGTTAACGATAGGTTTGTAACCGCGGAGATGAACTTCTACGAACTGTTGGGGATTTCAGAGAGTGGGTCTTTCTCGGAGATCAAGCAAGCTTATAAACAGCTTGCACTGAAGTATCATCCCGATGTGTCCCCGCCTGAAAGGATGGAAGAGCACACCAAGAGATTCATTGAAGTACAAGAGGCGTATGAGACGTTGTCAGATCCAAATAGAAGAGCTatgtatgatatggatttgGCCAAGGGTTTTCATCTGGCTTTCTCGGGTCGGAGAGGCAGATATGAGG AGGATTTGGAGGAGAGAATCAACTGGAAGAACAATTGGGAGTCTCAACTTGAAGGTTTACAAAAGAGGAGAATGTACAAGGAATCAAAAGAGAACATGTCATGGGGAGCTCGAATGCGAAGAAGGAATAAATCATTGTAG